In Hemicordylus capensis ecotype Gifberg chromosome 13, rHemCap1.1.pri, whole genome shotgun sequence, a single window of DNA contains:
- the LOC128336540 gene encoding melanin-concentrating hormone receptor 1-like isoform X2: MDFQVNHTLSLNECTPNVSKTGQNFSHKGELSPGSDSAFIMPALFGIICLLGILGNSLVICTVLKKSNSSSCVPDIFIINLSMVDLLFLLGMPFLIHQLLGNGAWHFGETMCTIITALDANSQFTSTYILTAMSIDRYLATVYPFSSTRFRKPPVAILAICVLWALSFLSITPVWMYTQLIPLPGGLLGCGIRLPDPERDIYWYTLYQFFLGFAIPFALITVAYRRILLRMARSSQALASQRSTRVRTKKVTRIAIAICLAFFVCWAPFHVLQLVQLAMHQPSLPFYYAYKVAISLGYANSCLNPFIYILLGQNIRKRIIVSVRPATAGEDPSHNRLKSTRGEPSESGQPLLHLVSVSAK; the protein is encoded by the exons atggattttcaggtgaATCACACCCTTAGTCTGAATGAATGCACCCCGAATGTGTCTAAGACGGGGCAAAACTTTTCCCACAAGG GTGAGCTGAGTCCAGGGAGCGACTCCGCCTTCATCATGCCAGCCCTCTTCGGCATCATTTGCCTGCTGGGCATCCTTGGCAACAGCCTGGTGATCTGCACGGTCCTCAAGAAGTCCAACTCCAGCAGCTGCGTCCCTGACATCTTCATCATCAACCTTTCCATGGTGGACTTGCTCTTCCTCCTGGGCATGCCCTTCCTCATCCATCAGCTTCTGGGCAACGGCGCCTGGCACTTCGGAGAAACCATGTGCACCATCATCACCGCCCTGGATGCCAACAGCCAGTTCACCAGCACCTACATCCTCACCGCCATGTCCATCGACCGCTACCTGGCCACGGTGTACCCGTTCAGCTCCACTCGCTTCCGGAAGCCGCCCGTCGCCATCTTGGCCATTTGTGTGCTCTGGGCTCTCTCCTTCCTTAGCATCACACCGGTGTGGATGTACACACAGCTCATCCCCCTGCCCGGAGGGCTTCTAGGCTGCGGGATCCGCCTGCCTGATCCTGAGCGGGACATCTACTGGTACACCCTCTACCAGTTCTTCCTGGGTTTTGCCATCCCCTTTGCCCTCATCACAGTGGCCTACAGGAGAATCCTGCTGAGGATGGCCAGGTCGTCACAGGCACTGGCCAGTCAGAGAAGCACCAGGGTCCGGACTAAGAAGGTGACCCGCATCGCCATCGCCATCTGCCTGGCCTTTTTTGTGTGCTGGGCCCCCTTCCACGTGCTGCAGCTGGTCCAACTGGCCATGCACCAGCCAAGCTTACCTTTCTACTATGCCTACAAAGTGGCGATCAGTCTGGGCTACGCCAACAGCTGCCTGAACCCTTTCATTTACATCTTGCTTGGGCAGAACATCCGCAAGAGGATCATCGTCTCCGTCCGGCCTGCCACGGCAGGAGAGGACCCCTCCCACAACCGGCTCAAAAGCACACGCGGGGAACCCAGCGAATCGGGGCAACCACTTTTGCACTTGGTCTCTGTCTCCGCTAAGTAG
- the LOC128336540 gene encoding melanin-concentrating hormone receptor 1-like isoform X1 — MSLRACKDALLASLCAGVCFVLRVVQRAGKFRGFLLAPPPPRNSCFITQQQRNSLAKPSLENSSLAGSSSSSIPPARPPPRVPTTEGTWRLLKDGFSGELSPGSDSAFIMPALFGIICLLGILGNSLVICTVLKKSNSSSCVPDIFIINLSMVDLLFLLGMPFLIHQLLGNGAWHFGETMCTIITALDANSQFTSTYILTAMSIDRYLATVYPFSSTRFRKPPVAILAICVLWALSFLSITPVWMYTQLIPLPGGLLGCGIRLPDPERDIYWYTLYQFFLGFAIPFALITVAYRRILLRMARSSQALASQRSTRVRTKKVTRIAIAICLAFFVCWAPFHVLQLVQLAMHQPSLPFYYAYKVAISLGYANSCLNPFIYILLGQNIRKRIIVSVRPATAGEDPSHNRLKSTRGEPSESGQPLLHLVSVSAK; from the exons ATGTCACTCCGAGCCTGCAAAGATGCGCTCCTGGCTTCTTTATGCGCTGGTGTTTGCTTTGTCCTCAGGGTGGTACAGAGAGCAGGCAAATTCAGAGGGTTTttgctggctcccccccccccccgcaacagctGCTTTATCACACAGCAGCAGAGAAACAGCCTCGCCAAGCCATCCTTGGAGAACAGCAGCCTCGCGGGGTCTTCTTCCAGCAGCATCCCTCCTGCCAGACCTCCTCCGCGTGTTCCAACCACTGAGGGGACCTGGCGACTGCTgaaagatggattttcag GTGAGCTGAGTCCAGGGAGCGACTCCGCCTTCATCATGCCAGCCCTCTTCGGCATCATTTGCCTGCTGGGCATCCTTGGCAACAGCCTGGTGATCTGCACGGTCCTCAAGAAGTCCAACTCCAGCAGCTGCGTCCCTGACATCTTCATCATCAACCTTTCCATGGTGGACTTGCTCTTCCTCCTGGGCATGCCCTTCCTCATCCATCAGCTTCTGGGCAACGGCGCCTGGCACTTCGGAGAAACCATGTGCACCATCATCACCGCCCTGGATGCCAACAGCCAGTTCACCAGCACCTACATCCTCACCGCCATGTCCATCGACCGCTACCTGGCCACGGTGTACCCGTTCAGCTCCACTCGCTTCCGGAAGCCGCCCGTCGCCATCTTGGCCATTTGTGTGCTCTGGGCTCTCTCCTTCCTTAGCATCACACCGGTGTGGATGTACACACAGCTCATCCCCCTGCCCGGAGGGCTTCTAGGCTGCGGGATCCGCCTGCCTGATCCTGAGCGGGACATCTACTGGTACACCCTCTACCAGTTCTTCCTGGGTTTTGCCATCCCCTTTGCCCTCATCACAGTGGCCTACAGGAGAATCCTGCTGAGGATGGCCAGGTCGTCACAGGCACTGGCCAGTCAGAGAAGCACCAGGGTCCGGACTAAGAAGGTGACCCGCATCGCCATCGCCATCTGCCTGGCCTTTTTTGTGTGCTGGGCCCCCTTCCACGTGCTGCAGCTGGTCCAACTGGCCATGCACCAGCCAAGCTTACCTTTCTACTATGCCTACAAAGTGGCGATCAGTCTGGGCTACGCCAACAGCTGCCTGAACCCTTTCATTTACATCTTGCTTGGGCAGAACATCCGCAAGAGGATCATCGTCTCCGTCCGGCCTGCCACGGCAGGAGAGGACCCCTCCCACAACCGGCTCAAAAGCACACGCGGGGAACCCAGCGAATCGGGGCAACCACTTTTGCACTTGGTCTCTGTCTCCGCTAAGTAG